Proteins from one Hydrogenivirga caldilitoris genomic window:
- a CDS encoding hydrogenase small subunit encodes MNTLSEIFRKRGYSRRDFLKFASLTTALLGLPPSMFPEIVHALETKPKPVVIWLEFQDCAGCSESFIRSTTIMPTEVLLDFISLEYHETLMAPAGEYAEESKKEAMERYKGKYILVVEGSVTPNGVYCTVGGKSNYELLKEAAENTAAVVSVGSCASWGGIPKAEPNPTGAVPVYEALKGKQVVNIPGCPPIGDVMVATIVHFLALGKLPPLDNLGRPKTFYGQTIHDRCYRRAFYNAGKFAESFDDEKARNGYCLYKVGCKGPITRNACPTIRWNGGLSFPIQSGHPCFGCSEPDFWDRGFIYRPLSVVETGFGVEKIAAGVAVGAAAGAGIAWINKKLRGGKK; translated from the coding sequence ATGAATACTCTTTCAGAAATCTTTAGAAAGAGAGGGTACTCCCGGAGGGATTTCTTAAAGTTCGCAAGCCTCACCACGGCTCTGCTTGGACTTCCTCCCTCCATGTTTCCCGAGATAGTCCACGCCCTTGAGACAAAGCCCAAGCCCGTGGTTATATGGCTTGAGTTTCAGGACTGCGCCGGTTGTTCCGAATCCTTCATCCGCTCTACCACCATAATGCCTACTGAAGTTCTCCTTGACTTCATATCCCTTGAGTATCACGAAACGCTCATGGCTCCCGCGGGCGAGTATGCGGAGGAGTCCAAGAAGGAGGCTATGGAGAGGTATAAGGGGAAATACATCCTCGTAGTTGAGGGCTCAGTCACACCCAACGGGGTTTACTGCACCGTTGGAGGGAAGTCCAACTACGAGCTTCTCAAGGAGGCTGCCGAGAACACCGCTGCCGTTGTATCTGTCGGTAGCTGTGCAAGCTGGGGAGGTATCCCAAAGGCGGAGCCGAACCCCACGGGTGCCGTCCCGGTCTACGAAGCTCTCAAGGGAAAACAGGTGGTCAACATTCCCGGTTGTCCTCCCATAGGGGACGTTATGGTGGCAACGATAGTGCACTTCTTAGCTCTCGGGAAGCTCCCTCCCTTAGACAACCTCGGAAGACCTAAGACCTTCTACGGTCAGACCATACATGACAGATGCTACAGGAGAGCCTTCTACAACGCCGGGAAGTTTGCAGAGAGCTTTGACGACGAGAAGGCGAGGAATGGATACTGCCTCTACAAAGTCGGCTGTAAGGGACCCATAACGAGGAATGCCTGTCCGACTATAAGGTGGAACGGAGGTCTCAGCTTCCCCATTCAGTCGGGACATCCCTGTTTCGGTTGCTCCGAGCCGGACTTCTGGGACAGGGGCTTCATATACAGACCCCTCTCCGTTGTTGAGACGGGCTTCGGAGTTGAGAAGATAGCCGCAGGTGTGGCAGTCGGAGCCGCCGCCGGAGCCGGGATAGCCTGGATAAACAAGAAGCTGAGAGGTGGGAAGAAATGA
- a CDS encoding (Fe-S)-binding protein, with amino-acid sequence MTLRVEHKEQIGEREIETFYEVCKGAINAEVASYLEACVRCGLCAEACLFYMGENISGKIDPTLTPAYKADLLREIYKENYTILGRIKKALGLGVRITPEELKDQVRLAFYTCTMCDRCTKVCPMGIDTPRLVAIVRSALTAAGLTPEDLAEATNTAIEKGSPLGVDVPTFLSRIDFISDEWEVEIPVDQKADYLYIPSSIELMKYPSSVASTAKVLNHLGVSWTVSTKAHEATNFGLFTQSKEVTRELLRRILEGAKELGIKTIIAPECGHAYQSMRFVAPNVFPKEWNFEVLNVVEFLDRMVKEGKLKLSKKVIDQITLHDSCQIGRRGGVLREPRNILRLIAQEFKDSVEFPEKNICCGGGGGVVVEHEADYHRQKAFLAKAELFDKVGVKNVACYCANCMLALNKSSQELNRDYRFLSLVDLVAEALEEEEE; translated from the coding sequence ATGACGCTTCGCGTGGAACATAAAGAGCAGATAGGAGAGAGGGAGATAGAGACCTTCTACGAGGTCTGCAAGGGTGCTATCAATGCGGAGGTAGCCTCCTACCTTGAAGCCTGCGTGAGGTGCGGTCTTTGTGCGGAGGCGTGCCTCTTCTACATGGGGGAGAACATCTCCGGGAAGATAGACCCGACCCTCACCCCAGCCTACAAGGCTGACCTTCTTAGGGAGATATACAAGGAGAACTACACCATACTCGGAAGAATCAAGAAAGCTCTCGGTCTCGGAGTGAGGATAACACCCGAGGAGCTGAAAGACCAGGTCAGGCTCGCCTTCTACACCTGCACGATGTGTGACAGGTGCACCAAGGTCTGCCCCATGGGGATAGACACTCCGAGGCTTGTGGCGATAGTCAGGAGCGCCCTTACCGCTGCCGGTCTAACTCCTGAAGACTTGGCTGAAGCTACCAACACTGCCATAGAGAAGGGAAGCCCCCTCGGGGTTGATGTCCCTACCTTCCTCAGCAGGATAGATTTTATATCCGACGAGTGGGAGGTTGAGATTCCCGTTGACCAGAAGGCGGACTACCTCTACATACCCTCCTCCATAGAGCTGATGAAGTATCCCTCATCCGTCGCTTCAACCGCTAAGGTCCTGAACCACCTTGGTGTCAGCTGGACCGTTTCCACCAAAGCCCACGAAGCCACCAACTTCGGACTCTTTACCCAGAGCAAGGAGGTAACGAGGGAACTTCTCAGGAGGATTCTGGAGGGAGCTAAGGAGCTGGGCATAAAGACCATAATCGCCCCCGAGTGCGGACACGCCTACCAGTCCATGAGGTTTGTGGCTCCCAACGTCTTCCCGAAAGAGTGGAACTTTGAAGTTCTGAACGTCGTTGAGTTCTTGGACAGAATGGTTAAGGAAGGAAAGCTAAAGCTCAGTAAGAAGGTCATTGACCAGATAACCCTCCACGACTCCTGTCAGATAGGAAGAAGGGGAGGAGTTCTTAGGGAGCCGAGGAACATACTCAGGCTGATAGCTCAGGAGTTCAAGGACTCTGTTGAGTTTCCTGAGAAGAACATCTGCTGCGGAGGCGGTGGGGGTGTTGTGGTTGAGCACGAGGCGGACTACCACAGGCAGAAGGCTTTCCTCGCCAAGGCAGAGCTCTTTGACAAGGTGGGGGTAAAGAACGTTGCCTGCTACTGCGCCAACTGTATGCTCGCCCTGAACAAAAGCTCTCAGGAGCTGAACAGGGATTACAGGTTTCTGAGCCTCGTTGACCTCGTAGCTGAGGCGTTAGAGGAGGAAGAGGAATGA
- a CDS encoding nickel-dependent hydrogenase large subunit, translating to MKRVVVDPVTRIEGHLRIEAEVKDGVIQKAYSSGTMVRGIEIILRGRDPREAWAFAQRICGVCTTVHAFASIRAVEDALDIEVPENASLIRKLMIGTLFVHDHVVHFYHLHALDWVNPVLALKADPEKTSELARKYSDYEKSTPGYFRDVQKKVLEQVERKQLGIFSKGYWNHPEYKLPPELNLMLLAHYLDALNWQTRVIQVHTIFGGKNPHPNFAVGGMPSPINPASDTAINMDRLGRVRTLIEEMNHFVEKVYLPDLIALGQFYRDWFFKGEGLGNFLVLGEPERDSHRKGKWFIPPTFIKGRNLKEVEDVDYQEVKEYVTHSWYRYSVGDDKPLHPFEGETELNYTGPQPPYEYLNVDEKYSWLKAPRYKDLPAEVGPLARVLTMYARDLHGVRDEVNAVLKGLDLPQKALFSTLGRTLARGIETKVYANAMRGWFGKLLENVKNGNYDVFNGEKWEPSTWKKDTKGFGLMEAPRGSLSHWVHIKDGKITNYQAVVPTTWNASPRDAKGQPSAYEASLVGHKLHNPKEPLEILRTIHSFDPCLACAVHLYGEEELEIRVV from the coding sequence ATGAAGAGAGTTGTCGTTGACCCCGTAACGAGGATTGAGGGACATCTGAGGATAGAGGCTGAGGTCAAAGACGGAGTGATTCAGAAGGCTTACAGCTCAGGAACTATGGTCAGGGGGATAGAGATAATCCTGAGGGGCAGAGACCCCAGGGAAGCTTGGGCTTTCGCGCAGAGAATATGCGGTGTCTGCACAACAGTTCACGCCTTCGCCTCCATAAGGGCTGTTGAGGACGCCCTTGATATAGAAGTTCCAGAGAACGCCTCCCTCATAAGGAAGCTGATGATAGGGACCCTCTTCGTTCACGACCACGTTGTCCACTTCTACCATCTCCACGCCTTGGACTGGGTGAACCCTGTGCTGGCTCTCAAGGCAGACCCTGAAAAGACCTCCGAGCTTGCGAGGAAATATTCGGACTACGAGAAGTCCACCCCCGGATACTTCAGGGACGTCCAGAAGAAGGTCTTAGAGCAGGTGGAGAGGAAGCAGCTCGGGATATTCAGTAAAGGTTACTGGAACCATCCAGAGTACAAGCTTCCTCCTGAGCTGAACCTCATGCTCCTCGCCCACTACCTTGACGCCCTCAACTGGCAGACGAGGGTAATTCAGGTTCACACCATTTTTGGAGGCAAGAACCCCCACCCCAACTTCGCCGTGGGAGGTATGCCCTCCCCCATAAACCCTGCAAGCGATACGGCTATAAACATGGACAGACTTGGTAGGGTAAGGACACTCATAGAGGAGATGAACCACTTTGTGGAGAAAGTCTATCTACCCGACCTGATAGCCCTCGGGCAGTTCTACAGGGACTGGTTCTTCAAGGGTGAAGGTCTCGGAAACTTCCTCGTTTTGGGAGAGCCTGAGAGAGACTCCCACAGGAAAGGTAAGTGGTTCATACCGCCGACATTTATAAAGGGCAGGAACCTTAAAGAGGTTGAGGATGTTGACTATCAAGAGGTGAAGGAGTATGTAACCCACAGCTGGTATAGATACTCCGTTGGAGACGACAAGCCCCTGCACCCCTTTGAAGGGGAGACGGAGCTCAATTACACAGGACCCCAGCCTCCCTATGAGTATTTGAACGTTGATGAGAAATACTCATGGCTGAAGGCTCCGAGGTATAAGGACCTTCCCGCAGAGGTGGGACCCCTTGCGAGGGTTCTTACGATGTATGCGAGAGACCTCCACGGTGTTAGAGATGAGGTAAACGCTGTGCTAAAAGGTCTTGACCTGCCCCAGAAAGCTCTCTTCTCAACTCTTGGGAGGACATTGGCGAGGGGTATAGAAACCAAGGTCTACGCGAACGCCATGAGAGGCTGGTTTGGAAAGCTCCTGGAGAATGTGAAGAACGGAAATTACGACGTTTTCAACGGTGAGAAGTGGGAACCTTCCACGTGGAAGAAAGATACTAAGGGGTTCGGACTCATGGAGGCTCCGAGGGGTTCCCTATCCCACTGGGTTCATATCAAAGATGGAAAGATAACCAACTATCAGGCTGTGGTGCCCACCACCTGGAACGCCTCTCCGAGGGACGCTAAGGGTCAGCCCTCTGCCTACGAAGCATCCCTCGTAGGACATAAACTTCACAACCCCAAAGAACCTTTGGAGATTTTAAGAACGATTCACTCCTTTGACCCCTGTCTCGCCTGTGCCGTCCATCTCTACGGGGAGGAGGAGCTGGAAATCAGGGTGGTGTGA
- a CDS encoding hydrogenase maturation protein: protein MRVLFYCYRFNSLSQRLYCELTERGHEVSVELDVHPELMIEAAELYRPDLIIAPFLRRKIPAEVWSKYKTLVIHPGPPGDRGPSALDWAILKNERRWGVTLIEATEEYDAGDVWAWREFPMRFARKSSLYRNEVTESAVECVLEAIDKFERGGFKPEPQREGKWNPKMEQSVRRIDWERDTTEDVLRKVYASDSQPGVLDEKVFGEEVLLYNAFPEEELRGRPGEVIAHRDEAVCIGTTDGAVWITHVRRRGKNSIKLPVLRVFPGIAERVPEVPIKPWEKVEVRTYREILYEEEKDIAYIYFNFYNGAMSTEQCEKLRDVVRYAKRRPVKAIVLLGQEDFFSNGMNLNTIENAESPPDESWRNINAMDDLCEEILKTPDRLTVAGMQGNAGAGGVFLALTCDLVFARKGVVLNPHYKNIGNLYGSEFWTYTLPKRVGWEKGREVMERRMPVSSEQAQEMGLIDKVFGRTPSEFRRELKRRVEEFVDSPEFDSFIREKVKERTSPEWEELIKRCREEELERMKLNFYGFDTSYHIARYYFVYRLPHFRTPPYLAIHRRLGFTPP from the coding sequence ATGAGGGTACTTTTCTACTGCTACCGCTTCAACTCCCTTTCCCAGAGGCTCTACTGTGAGCTGACCGAGAGGGGGCATGAGGTTTCCGTTGAGCTGGACGTCCATCCTGAGCTAATGATAGAGGCTGCAGAGCTTTACAGACCAGACCTCATAATAGCCCCTTTCCTGAGGAGGAAGATACCTGCCGAGGTGTGGAGTAAATATAAAACTTTGGTAATTCACCCCGGTCCTCCCGGAGACAGGGGTCCCTCAGCCCTTGACTGGGCAATTCTTAAGAACGAAAGGAGGTGGGGAGTTACCCTGATTGAGGCTACCGAGGAGTACGATGCGGGGGATGTCTGGGCTTGGAGGGAGTTCCCCATGAGGTTTGCGAGGAAGTCAAGCCTCTACAGGAACGAGGTAACGGAATCTGCCGTTGAGTGCGTTTTGGAGGCTATAGATAAGTTTGAGAGGGGAGGCTTCAAGCCAGAGCCCCAGAGGGAAGGCAAGTGGAACCCCAAGATGGAGCAGAGTGTAAGGAGGATAGACTGGGAGAGGGACACGACGGAGGATGTCCTCAGAAAGGTTTACGCTTCAGACAGCCAGCCGGGAGTCTTAGACGAAAAGGTATTCGGTGAAGAAGTCTTACTTTACAACGCCTTCCCGGAGGAGGAGCTTAGGGGAAGACCGGGTGAGGTCATAGCTCACAGGGACGAGGCTGTATGCATCGGAACGACTGACGGAGCGGTGTGGATAACCCACGTGAGGAGAAGGGGAAAGAACTCCATAAAACTGCCGGTTCTGAGGGTTTTCCCTGGGATAGCCGAAAGAGTCCCGGAAGTTCCCATAAAGCCCTGGGAGAAGGTTGAGGTTAGAACATACAGGGAAATCCTCTACGAGGAAGAGAAGGACATCGCATACATATACTTCAACTTTTACAACGGGGCTATGTCTACCGAGCAGTGCGAGAAACTCAGAGACGTCGTGAGGTATGCGAAGAGAAGACCCGTCAAGGCTATAGTCCTTCTCGGTCAGGAGGACTTCTTCTCCAACGGTATGAACCTGAACACCATAGAGAACGCCGAGAGTCCGCCCGACGAGTCCTGGAGGAACATAAACGCCATGGACGACCTGTGCGAGGAGATACTCAAAACTCCTGATAGGCTCACCGTTGCAGGTATGCAGGGGAACGCAGGAGCCGGAGGTGTCTTCTTAGCCCTAACATGCGACCTCGTCTTCGCAAGGAAAGGGGTAGTTCTCAACCCCCACTACAAGAACATCGGGAACCTCTACGGCTCAGAGTTCTGGACCTATACACTGCCCAAGAGGGTAGGCTGGGAGAAGGGAAGGGAGGTCATGGAGAGGAGGATGCCCGTAAGCTCCGAGCAGGCTCAGGAGATGGGTCTGATAGATAAGGTCTTCGGGAGGACTCCTTCGGAGTTCAGGAGAGAGCTGAAGAGAAGGGTTGAGGAGTTTGTAGACTCACCTGAGTTTGATAGTTTCATAAGGGAAAAGGTAAAGGAGAGGACGAGTCCTGAGTGGGAAGAGCTTATAAAGAGGTGCAGGGAAGAAGAGCTTGAGAGGATGAAGCTGAACTTCTACGGATTTGATACGAGCTACCACATAGCCCGTTACTACTTCGTTTACAGGCTACCCCACTTCAGAACACCACCCTACCTCGCCATTCACAGGAGGCTTGGCTTCACACCACCCTGA
- a CDS encoding isoaspartyl peptidase/L-asparaginase family protein yields the protein MKAIVIHGGAGRWEDKDLKEALEVMEESLKRGMEVLKGGRSSLDAVETAIKVMEDSPLFNAGLGSALTLDGKIEMDACVVVDEPRTIGAVIGVDGVKNPISLARLIAERTDHCIMHGEGAKRLAEVFGLEFSFLITERAKERLEKIKRKLLEGELEEKEFFRRTAELMRRYPELFTGTVGAVATDGKSVCAGTSTGGSHIKLYGRVGDTPIPGAGTWAERGVGASATGIGEGIIKVLLTKTLVDYVLRDGVSINEACKLAVQRTEYPAGAIALDIRGVHGCYHNTDKMPYGYANERGEFILRYSCKESS from the coding sequence ATGAAGGCTATTGTCATCCACGGCGGTGCGGGGAGGTGGGAGGATAAGGACCTTAAAGAAGCCCTTGAGGTTATGGAGGAATCCCTTAAAAGAGGAATGGAAGTCCTGAAGGGAGGAAGGAGTTCTCTGGACGCTGTTGAGACAGCGATAAAGGTTATGGAGGACAGTCCATTATTCAACGCCGGGCTCGGTAGTGCCCTTACCTTGGATGGAAAGATTGAGATGGACGCCTGTGTGGTCGTGGATGAGCCGAGGACGATAGGGGCGGTTATAGGTGTTGACGGTGTTAAGAACCCTATATCCCTTGCAAGGCTCATAGCCGAGAGGACGGACCACTGCATAATGCACGGGGAGGGCGCAAAGAGACTTGCCGAAGTTTTCGGCTTAGAGTTCTCTTTCCTTATTACCGAAAGGGCGAAGGAGAGACTTGAGAAGATAAAGAGAAAGCTCCTTGAAGGGGAGCTTGAAGAAAAAGAGTTCTTTAGAAGGACAGCTGAACTGATGAGAAGGTACCCGGAGCTCTTTACGGGGACTGTCGGGGCTGTAGCTACCGACGGTAAAAGTGTCTGTGCCGGGACGTCCACAGGAGGTTCTCACATAAAGCTCTACGGAAGGGTTGGGGACACACCCATACCCGGAGCCGGAACGTGGGCTGAAAGGGGTGTGGGGGCTTCGGCAACGGGGATAGGGGAGGGAATAATAAAGGTTCTGCTTACCAAAACCCTTGTGGATTACGTTCTCAGAGATGGTGTTTCTATAAACGAAGCCTGTAAATTAGCCGTTCAGAGGACCGAGTATCCAGCGGGAGCTATAGCTCTGGACATAAGAGGAGTTCATGGCTGTTATCACAACACGGATAAAATGCCTTACGGCTACGCCAACGAAAGGGGTGAGTTTATACTAAGATACTCATGCAAAGAGTCCTCATAA
- a CDS encoding MATE family efflux transporter, translating into MQRVLINPEAPKSENAKKIIKLAFPIIVVNLLYTVESMFSLVLVSGISASAVAAVGFSLSLLWFIYSLMALSYTGTSVLVAQKVGAGEDPSPVLSSGLLISFLIALPLTFFGKDLVLYLMSLLGASDRVVSLSSEYLTPIFWFITVGFMTNTFYGAFNGAGDTRTPMKVAVLMNVVNISTAYCLIYGKFGLPKLGVQGAGWGIVFSELLAFLIYLYLTRVLKKPFPLLFSVDKETLLKMVRIGTPTAVERAVTSLSFNVFVGFIAHFGDKVLAAHQVGLRIEGISFMVGFGFMVASTVIAGQNYGAKNLPGLIYGVRFTANLTAALMGILGLVLILFPKYLSLPFSRDPEVIRWAVYYLIIVGISQVPMAYAVIFSGALKGMGRTTIPMVVNIASFWLFRIIPSYLFLKFIHSPLVPWTFMTVEMFLRALLFYLAFKRELRRQSPSFSPQPD; encoded by the coding sequence ATGCAAAGAGTCCTCATAAACCCCGAAGCTCCCAAGTCGGAGAACGCAAAGAAGATAATTAAGTTAGCCTTCCCAATAATCGTCGTGAACCTCCTCTACACGGTAGAGAGCATGTTCTCCTTAGTCCTCGTCTCGGGTATATCTGCCTCGGCGGTGGCTGCCGTAGGCTTCAGCCTATCACTCCTGTGGTTCATCTACTCTCTGATGGCTCTCTCCTACACCGGAACGAGCGTCCTTGTGGCTCAAAAGGTGGGTGCTGGTGAAGACCCCTCTCCCGTCCTCTCTTCGGGACTGCTCATCTCCTTCCTGATAGCCCTTCCTTTAACCTTTTTCGGTAAGGACCTTGTCCTTTACCTTATGTCCCTTCTCGGGGCTTCCGACAGGGTGGTGTCCCTCTCCTCCGAATATCTGACACCCATCTTCTGGTTCATAACAGTGGGTTTCATGACCAACACCTTCTACGGAGCCTTCAACGGGGCAGGGGATACGAGAACACCCATGAAGGTGGCGGTGCTGATGAACGTAGTGAATATATCCACCGCCTATTGCCTTATATACGGAAAGTTTGGACTCCCGAAGCTCGGTGTCCAGGGTGCGGGATGGGGAATAGTCTTCTCGGAGCTCTTAGCCTTCCTGATATACCTCTACCTCACAAGGGTTCTGAAGAAACCTTTTCCTCTCCTTTTCAGCGTGGACAAAGAAACCCTTCTTAAGATGGTGAGGATAGGCACCCCGACAGCTGTTGAAAGAGCGGTTACGAGCCTCTCCTTTAATGTCTTCGTTGGTTTCATCGCCCATTTTGGAGACAAGGTTTTAGCAGCTCACCAGGTAGGTCTCAGGATTGAAGGTATATCCTTCATGGTAGGCTTTGGCTTTATGGTAGCGAGTACCGTTATAGCTGGGCAGAACTACGGAGCTAAGAACTTACCTGGTCTTATTTACGGTGTCAGATTTACAGCCAATTTAACGGCTGCACTGATGGGAATTCTTGGTCTAGTGCTTATACTCTTTCCCAAATACCTCTCCCTTCCCTTCAGCAGAGACCCTGAGGTTATAAGATGGGCTGTTTACTACCTGATAATAGTCGGTATATCTCAGGTCCCTATGGCTTATGCCGTGATATTCTCAGGAGCTTTAAAGGGGATGGGAAGAACCACTATACCCATGGTGGTAAACATAGCCTCCTTCTGGCTCTTCAGGATAATACCCTCCTACTTGTTCTTGAAGTTTATCCACTCCCCCCTCGTTCCCTGGACCTTCATGACCGTTGAGATGTTCCTGAGGGCTCTCCTCTTCTACTTGGCTTTTAAAAGGGAGCTCAGACGTCAAAGCCCTTCATTTTCTCCTCAACCTGATTAG
- a CDS encoding methyl-accepting chemotaxis protein → MTIKGKLLTVNALLVVVGVAVAAVLYVTEQRVVKSIRDVQSSVEELDIYKDMKLNMLFAAIAIRNLIFNPQDQEARKNIKENVKSYLEKLAILKKREKELSKEEAELTRNLAFFTYQGDLENVIQLLELEAYDEAKTALIEAEKKGFKDTIDTLDTLIKLRLKHISAEQKELERSVFLASVLVIGITIPSVLIVSAVLLLVSKGIIGYINTLSSTVEELAKQMQFKNVQFSKFKNELDRLVSSLEQMVRDIGSAIVSIRDVMMKVSKGNLKVRVQGEYKGDIEELKGYINSSLSDLQNALREAKSGLETIAGSIKVLEKNADRIERENDNLNSSIASIMTSVDETSEALRQISEETLRARNISTDMEESIKTGKDKVDVMHSAIGNIVKVSQEISSITETIINIAEQTNLLALNAAIEAARAGEMGRGFAVVADEVRRLAEISGNAAKDIAALVEKAMNTVEEGRTASEDVVESYKKIEEVTKEIANIIDTIATAMEEQSRAIDIIRDNMTEITNVSEKNTASVKEIVGEIRKIGKVSNQVEEKMKGFDV, encoded by the coding sequence ATGACCATAAAGGGTAAGCTGCTGACGGTAAATGCTCTCCTTGTGGTGGTTGGAGTAGCTGTAGCTGCAGTCCTGTACGTTACAGAGCAAAGGGTTGTAAAGTCCATCAGGGATGTGCAGAGCTCAGTTGAAGAGCTTGACATATACAAGGATATGAAGCTAAACATGCTGTTCGCAGCCATAGCGATAAGGAACCTTATATTCAACCCCCAGGATCAGGAGGCGAGGAAAAACATAAAGGAAAATGTGAAGAGTTATCTGGAAAAGCTTGCAATCCTGAAGAAAAGGGAGAAGGAGCTCAGCAAAGAAGAGGCGGAACTGACAAGGAACCTCGCCTTCTTTACCTATCAAGGGGACCTTGAGAACGTCATACAACTTCTGGAGTTGGAAGCTTACGACGAGGCAAAGACCGCTTTGATTGAAGCGGAAAAGAAGGGCTTTAAGGATACGATAGATACCCTTGACACCCTCATAAAGCTAAGGCTAAAGCATATAAGTGCTGAGCAGAAGGAGCTTGAAAGAAGTGTATTCCTTGCCAGCGTTCTGGTTATAGGTATCACCATACCTTCCGTACTAATAGTATCTGCTGTCCTTCTGCTCGTATCAAAGGGAATAATAGGTTACATAAACACCCTGTCCTCAACCGTTGAAGAGCTTGCAAAGCAGATGCAGTTTAAAAACGTGCAGTTCAGCAAGTTTAAGAACGAACTGGACAGACTTGTAAGCTCTTTAGAGCAGATGGTGAGGGACATAGGGAGTGCAATAGTGTCAATAAGAGACGTGATGATGAAGGTCTCAAAAGGAAACCTGAAGGTGAGAGTACAGGGTGAGTACAAAGGTGACATTGAGGAGTTAAAAGGTTATATAAACAGCTCCCTATCCGACCTACAGAACGCTCTCAGGGAAGCCAAAAGCGGTCTTGAAACAATAGCGGGTAGTATAAAGGTCCTGGAAAAGAACGCTGACAGAATAGAGAGGGAGAACGACAACCTCAACAGCAGTATAGCGAGCATAATGACCTCCGTTGATGAAACCTCAGAAGCGCTGAGACAAATATCAGAAGAGACTTTAAGGGCAAGAAATATATCCACGGATATGGAGGAGAGCATAAAGACTGGAAAAGATAAGGTGGATGTGATGCACTCTGCTATAGGGAACATTGTAAAGGTAAGTCAGGAGATAAGTTCCATAACGGAGACGATAATAAACATAGCGGAGCAGACGAACCTCTTAGCCCTGAACGCAGCGATAGAAGCGGCGAGAGCAGGGGAAATGGGAAGAGGCTTTGCGGTGGTTGCCGATGAGGTAAGAAGGCTGGCAGAGATATCAGGAAACGCTGCAAAGGATATAGCAGCTCTCGTTGAGAAGGCTATGAACACCGTGGAAGAGGGTAGGACAGCCTCAGAGGATGTCGTTGAGAGTTATAAGAAGATTGAAGAGGTTACCAAGGAGATAGCCAACATAATAGATACTATAGCCACAGCGATGGAGGAACAGAGCAGAGCCATAGACATAATAAGGGACAACATGACCGAGATTACAAACGTATCTGAGAAGAATACCGCCAGCGTGAAGGAAATTGTTGGTGAGATAAGGAAGATAGGTAAGGTGTCTAATCAGGTTGAGGAGAAAATGAAGGGCTTTGACGTCTGA